The genomic DNA GTCGTGGGTGTTGGATATGCAACACTAAAGGCAATCAGTTTGATGGAGGGTCCACGttgggagggggaagagaaagagggcgCCAATATAGATTGAGAGGTTAGTGTCCGTACAGCACACATCAACCTCGAGAGAGGCATCGTTGTGTTGTATGCTACTGCTCGCATGTTGCGGGGTGGCAGTACGTATCTCAGTCTTACTATAATGGTCTGGTGGGAGGGTACATCCTAGTGTAGATAAATAGACGTGCAGACGGACAGACACATGGAtgggggacgggggggggggggggtctgcAAGCCTGGGGGGTGACGGACGGATGATGGATTAGAGGGCATCGGGTTaaagctggctggctggctggctggagAAATATAGGAGACTTGTCACGATTTTGGGCAGGGTCAGGGTCAGGGGCTTGATTCTAGTAGGGGGGGCAGAACAAAGGCAAGGGCCAGGGGGCAACGGCTCTTATGGGGCTGGGGAAGTTGACGGAAGTCTCCACTCGCGCCAAAAAAGTTCCCTAGTGGGGGTGATAAGAGGGCGTTGGGTGCCCCAAGAGCGATTAGCCACGCTTGCTGAGTGGCTAGAATTCACGACAGAGATGCGGGGCCAGACGGGCGTTTGTGGTCACCGATCTGGCGGCGCAACGTTGAGCAGGGGTGGAAGGTGCAAGGGGATTTTGGCAGGGGTCCCTTTTATGGGGCCGTCTCTTCCCTCAGCAGCGACCGGGAGCTCCCTGTTTGTCTTCTGTAGGTTATCGTCCAGAGATCCAAGCagtggaggaggagagggaaggggagagagagagagatagattGAGCCCGGTTGACGACCAAGGCTGACCCGGGGGGGGATAGAAGACGGACGGGAACTGACCGACAGACCGACGACACACAACAGCCGGGCCAATCCCGGACATTCACGATTGAGGCGGTGGGCGATACATCGTAGAATGGAGCGACGGATAtgctctctcttccttcttcttccctgaACCATGACCGAGACTCGGACGCCGTCCGCCAGTCGCCCAGAGTCAAACGATACTTTAATCAATATTAACTACTCTGCCTAACCCAGCCAgcgccccccctcccgagaGCGCGAAAAGGCAAAGAAAACAAAGGACAAAAGGCAAAAAGGCAAAAAAGGCACAAGCTTTTTGGTTCCGTACCGAACAAGGGGGTCGTCCGTAAACCTTCCTCCTATCCGATCCGAGGAACCGAGAGAAGGGCGCGCGTGGGCGCAAATGGAATCAATTACTCGCAGGCAAATCGAACATGGCGATTGGGTTCCTCACACACGGAGCATCGACCCTGTGGCGAGGCCAACAGACGGCGGTgagaagacggcgggcgTGGGGGGGTTTGGGGTATCCGGTCGTCTCTCGGTCTGATGACGCCagacggcatcggcatctcGACACTGAGGCCAacttgcccccccccccccccccccccaaagggAATAGGGTGGGTAGGGGGTTGTCGTCCGCCTCCGCAGTACTGTacgtcgccgttgacgtaTCTGCCTCGCTTGCAACGGTGCCGGATTTCCACCTTGGCCCGACCAGAAGTGCCGTCGAGTTGCATCAAACCGCGGTTTCTCGGACACGACAATGATAGGACAACCAACCAAAGAAAGGAGAGGGCGAGAATAAAGCACAAAGCACGCAAACGTAGGTCCACCATCGCGACGTCCCAAGGTACAGGGGATTGAGGGCGAGAAGAtccaaggtcgaggtcggctCCGTCGGTGTAAAGGCAACACGAACCGAGGACCCTGTGGGCTTGGCGAGTGGGAGTTCTGTCCGTCGTCCGTGGACGCCTTGTCCCGgtccttgtcgccgccgcccccctaCTGCCGTGTCCTGTCGTGTACCTCCGTGTCGTGTGGTGTTTCTTTAATTTAAAAATTAGTGATCCGGCTCACTCTGTCAAACTTTCTTTTCGTTTCCGCTTACAATCCCCCATTCAAACAACGTTTCCACAGGGGCAAGGGGACGCGGTTGATTGAGCTTGATTTCTCCTGCAATCAATCAAATGCTGGTTATATCGCGCGTGCGATTCACTGAGCCTGCCCGGCGTATCCCGGCCCACTGCTCTGCCTCGAGTAATGGGAATCGCGTGATACTATGTGTACAGGCATTCGGCCGACTTCGCCGAAAACCCAATCTAAACTACTGATACACTTTCCTGCCCTTCGCAGGGTATCCGATGCCTTGGAGAGAAAACAAATAAACtagaaaaaagaagaagaaataaaGGGAGACCCGGAAAAAACAAAGCTCGTGCATCTCTGACTCCTGACTCCTGACACCGTCGCCCTCCCGGCAGGCCCATCGCGCCTATTTTCCCCACGAGACACACCCCCCCGTCCCACCAACCCCTTTTCATCAGCCGCGCCACTTGAACCGGCTCTGCCTCAACATGTCCAGTAGGCCCGTCGGCAGCACGCCCTTGTCGACCACCGTCAGACTGCCGAACCGCGCAATCATGTCCCTGCCGTAGAGCGCGCACACCCACCGCTCGTAGTCGCTGAGGCCGTACCagcccgccggcgtcgtcttgAGCGCCGCCTCCAGCTCGCCCGTCAGCCCGACCGTCCTGGCCTTGGGCATCGTCCGCAGCCTTTCGAGCGCCTGGCCCAGCGCTGTCGACGtgcgccgccggtgccggctGAACTCGTCGAAGCTCATGAACGGCTCGTTCCGCAAGTCGTTGTAGTCGTACGCCCGCCACGGGTGGTGGAGCGCGAGctgcatcgtcgtcgtcgtcgtcgtcgtcgccgtgtcggcttcggcgttCTCGAACGCTGCCTTCAGCAGTCGGTactgcgccgcctcctcggcgaggaactCGTCCACGATTCGGTCTGGGTCTGCCgtgacgccgtcgcggaTCAGGTACAGGTGCACGAACGGGTTCTCGAGCCCCAGCCCGCCCAGCGACACGGGGAAATACAGGTAGCCGTCCGGTACATCCACGATGCCGAACTTCTCGCCGATCAGCCGCTTCAGGTGCGCGCCCGccccgccctcgccaaacAGCCTGGCCTGGATGCGGTGGAACGTTGCCAGCATGCTATCCACGTGCGCCCGCGAGAAGCAGTTGGCCACCCGCGCGCAGTTGGTCCGGAAGAAGCGCGCCCCGTAGATGTTCCACGCCTGGATCCAGTCGAACACGCTCCTGCACGCCCccagctgcagccggagCTCCTCAATGTGCACGTCAATCTTGGCCTGGTCCAGCAGGAACCGCCCAGACGCCGCGTCGAGCTTGAGGAACCCCCACACGACGTCCCCCTTGGgcaggccctcggccaggggcggcggtggtggcagcGGCAAACGCTGTTGTTGGCTCGCCTCACGCCCCCCTGgcctgccaccgccgccgccgcctgccacGATCCTGGCGCTACCCGTCTTGTCCTCGTTGAACTCGAGACCTGCGAGCTCCACGAACTCGGTCATCGTCTCCCACGCGCGCACGCAcgtctcgaggccgccccAGAGCCACATGTCGTCGTGCAGCCGGTAGAGACGGCACCCGTCGGCCCGCTGGTTGACGGCGAAGTCCATGCAGAAGAGCATCGTCTCGGCCACGAAGTCGGCAAGCGGCGTGCTCAGGGGCGTGCCCCTGCGCCGGATATGCGCCGGCGCGTCCGGCGCGTCCTGGGCGAAGCGCATCGGGCACTCGAGGATCCGTCGGAACAGGTCGATCCActccgcgtcgacgccgaagaaCCCGAGCACCGCGAAGATGGACGAGTGCGGCACGCTGGGGCCGAACCACTTAAGGTCCGACCGGATAACGGTGATGTCGTACCCCAGCCGCTTGGCCAGGATAATCTCGGACTGCACGAGGTGCAGGAGGTTCTGCACCACGGCCACGTGCGAATTGCGAGTGTCGTCCGCCTTTCGCTCGCCGTCCGAGCCGTaaccccccctcttctccgccACGCACGAGGGCAACTGGTCCAGAAACACCTCGTTCCTGTAGTGTGCGGAGAGTTGGTTCACCACCGATTGGGTGCTCTCGACCGGCATCGTCTCCCCAGTGAAAAACCGCATCCGGCGGAGCTCCTCCTTGCCGATGCGCTTCGTCGCGTCCTTGTCAACACCGGGGGCCTGGACAAAAGACACGAGGACGTCGCGCATCTCGACCGCCCACTGCTTGCCGACGTGGTGGACGAAGATGGCCTGCAAGAGGTCTTCGTCCGGGTAGAAGCGGTAGCGGCCGTTGAGCTGGCGTCGCTGCTCCACGACGGTGGCGCCATCCCAGGCCCACGTTTGGCGGGTCTGCATGCGCATGTTGAGGACGTCGGCGATCTCGCTcaggacgacgtcgttgcGGAGGAAGTCGTTGAGCGTCGTCCTCTTCTGGTCCGTGAGGATGTCGGTCCGCAGCAGGCCCCGGATCGTGTTCTTTAGGGACGTCTCGTCAAAGTGCGTCCTCTTATCCCAGCCTGCCTGGAACTTGGCGATGCGGCCCCTCAGCTCGGCGAACGCGCGGTGGATGTCCTTGGTCGATGTGATGAAGAGCTGGCCCAGATAGCTCTTGATGGCATTGCTGTCTGTCTCCTTGGCCCGAAACACGTACTGCTCCCAGGTCGCCCGTTGCCGGTGCATCTCCTCCCTGCCGACAGGCACGAAGCCGTGCggttcgtcggcggccttgccggcGGTGATCCATTCGTTCACGAGCTTGCCGTACAGCTCAGCGTAGCGGTACCTGGCGGACTGAACATCGAGCTCGTTCCGCATCGCCTTCTCGTagccgtcgaggaggtcgtccGAGACACACGGGTCGTAGTCGGCCTGCTGCACGAAGCGCCGGAGGTTGTCGACGGAGACCAGCGAGCTGTCGTCCAGGGAGTTCATGGCGGGAAGCTTCTCGGAGCCGTCGACCAAAAGCTTTGCGCGTTTGCGGTGGTCTGTCTCATATGCCGCATCGTCCAGGAGCGCTCGCTTCCCCGActcgtacgaggccttctgCTTGTCCAGTTGCTTGAGCTTCACGCTTGTGATGGTGTGAAGCGTCTGAGACAAGATATCGGCGGACGCCATCTCGGATCCTTAGAGAATGAGAGAACAGAAGGGGGTGAAGTGCAAATGGTGTAAATGAGATGATGTCGAGGAAGTGACGAGCTTAGTGACAGATGGGCAGCGGAGACCGACTGCAAGAGGGCATTTAAACCaccggacgacggcgatgaagtGCGATGAGGAGTGAGGCCCATTTCCTCACGCCGAATAGTTCGTTGGCTTGAACCCAACCCTGACGCCTTGGTTTGGCCTCCTTTGGAGGGGCTTGAGGCTTAGTCGTCGTCAAAGAGAGACAAGCGTAGGGGTTGTAAGTGAGGCCCATTGAGGCCAAATGAGGCCAAATGGTTAGCGGCCTCCACGGGATCTTTGGAGAAAAGAACCTGGATCTGCATGCTTGGGGGAAACCACAATTCATTTCTACCTGattctttttttctttcttatTTTCCCCTCTCTCTGCTTGGATACATGTGATTCAGGTAGAAACTAAAAGGGAATTCGCGCAGACAGAAGGAGACGAAACGAAacaagaaaaaagaagaagaaaaaaagaacacTCCATACCTGAGCCGGTGGTTTCAGTGTCGATTGCTGGtcagcctgctgctgctgtgccTATCGCTGTGCTGTGTGAGAAAGCGCCGCCCGTCATTTCATGTTCAGTCCCTCGTCGATTGTCCACACATCAACAACCGCCGTGATGGTCCCTTCTCAATTCTGGTTCCGTTGTGATGCGCGGTCGAAGCGCAGTTGATACAGGCAGGCACTCCTCTCACGCCAAGTTCAGGTGGAGGTGGACGAGTTAATGAAGAGAGGGCACCGCCCGGAAACGACACCGACATCGGCAGTGACGTGATTGCAAGGTTGTGCCGGCGGTGGGTAAGATAAGAGAAGCGTACGCAATGCTTCGGGGATTACTTTCCCAATAAACTCAAGGCTCGCGCCGCCTGTTGGAGGTTGTTGGTAGTGTCACTAGGCAGGTCATAGCATGCCGCTGTGAAGGAATGTCGACGTTCAGCTTATCACAGACCTTGaaggaagacgccgccggcctgccACACATGCCGCACGATTGCCTATTGCAGGCAAAAGCCCGGGCGCTGGTGGTGGGAACTTGGGGGGCATGCGCCGAGATTCGGGGGCGTGGGAACTCTGGGGAACTGCTAGGGCCTCTTAACTGGCCAGACACGGCGCAATCATTGGTCAGCGACTCAGTGGGTGGTGGACGGGCGGTGGTGCTTTCTCTGGCAATGACATCTTTCTCGGGagcaaaaaagaaaaagtaTCTTTTATTACATAATGCCGCCTTTTGAAACctcacctcgtcgtcggatGCTGAGGATGACTGATAATTATCGATAAGACGTCTTGTTCGACTTAATTGACACACAGATACCTATTCTGGTTTTGGAATATCACCTTCGTACGACATCCCGACGCAAGTCAGCCAACTCAAAGGAGGAAGTTCAGGTGGAAAAGAGGCACGCGACATGACGGATGAAGAACAAACCCGgcgagccgccgccgagcatACCTCGGAGACGACGCCTCTGCTCAAtggcaccaccaccaacggcaccatccccgggtccgccgccgccaacgatgacgagaccaccgtcgtcgccgagaccgTCTCCGGCGCCCGCCTGGCCCTCATTCTGGGCACATCGTACTTtggcgtcttcctcggcgccatcgacagCACCATCATTGCCACCCTCTCCGGCCCCATCTCAAGCGAGTTCAAGTCCCTGAGCCTCCTCAGCTGGCTCGCCACCGCCTACCTCATCTCCAATGCCGCTTGCCAGCCCATCTCCGGCCGCCTGACCGACATCTTCGGCCGCGGGCCCGGTCTCGTCTTCAGcaacctcttcttcgccgccggcaacctcATCTGCGGCCTTGCCACCTCTCAGTCCGCCATCATCttcggccgcgtcgtcgccggcgtcggcggcggcggcctcatGTCCATTTCCACTTTCCTCGGCTCCGACCTCATCCCCCTGCGCCAGAGGGGCGTCTATCAGGGCATCGGGAACATCGCCTACGGCTCCGGCGCCatgctcggcggcgtcttcggcggcCTCATTAACGACCACACCGCCATGGGCTGGAGGCTTgccttcctcgtccaggTACCCCCCGTCCTGCTgtccgccgtcctcgtcgccgtcctcgtcaaggTGCCCCCCAAGGCCTCCGACAAGTCCTACCTGGCCCGCATCGACTTCTTCGGCGTCTTCCTGACCATCTCCTTCCTTGTtctgctgctcctcggcctcaacgccggcggcaacCTGGTCCCGTGGTCTCACCCTCTGCCCCTTACCACCATCCCcctctccatcgtcgcctTTGTCGCCTTCCTCGTCTGGGAGACCAAGGTTAAGCAGCCTATCATCCCCGTCCGCCTGCTGTATAACCGcaccatcctcgccgcctgccTGACCAACCTCCTGTGCACCATGGTCATGATGATGGCCATGTTCTACGTGCCGCTGTACCTCCAGGTCAACGGCCTCTCAGCCACCCAGGCCGGCCTCCGCATCCTGACCTCCCCCGTCGGCGTCTCCATCATGTCCCTCAGCGCCGGCTACATCATGAAGCGCACCGGCAAGTACGTCGTCCCGGGCATCTGCGCCCTCATCCTCTTCAACaccggcatcatcatcctcaccCAGTTCAACGAGGAAACCCCGGCCTGGGTCAACTACGTCGTGTttttcctcgtcggcgggggCTACGGCGCCATGCTGACCATCACGCTGCTCGGCtgcatcgccgccgttgaccaTTCTCAACAGGCAGTCATAACTTCAGCGACATGTGAGTTGAACCAGATCTCGGCGTTACTCCTTCCAACGCAAGGCAAGGTGAGGCAAGCACTAACCAAAACCTCGCGCAGACTTGGCCCGGAGTCTCGGGGGCACCATCGGCATCACCATCGGCTCCGCCGTTTACCAGAACGTGTTGCGGAACAGGCTCTGGGACCGGTTTGGGGACTAccccgatgccgccgagatcATCCGCCGCATCAGGGAcgatctcgacgagctgAAGAACCTGCCGCCCGGGTGGAAGCCCGGCGTGGTAGACTCCTTCATGGAGGCTTTTGGTAGCGTTTGGTACACCATGCTCGGCCTGtccatcctcgccctcgtcttcatctccttGATGAGGCAGCACGTTCTGCACTCGACCCTGGAGAGACGGTGAGGCAAGTAGACCGAGGCGCCACGTACACGTCAAAGGAGAGCCGTTTTTGCGGCCCCTCAGCTTAATAGACCGGCTAAAATCGCTGCCATTCTGGAGCATCACGGTTGAGAGCAATCTCAGACGCCAGGTCAGCAGCATGTAGCATAGTCTACTATGTGTTCTACGCGAGTGCCTGCAGTAAATGTCCTTATCTGACATTGTAGGTCGTATAACATTGCAAAAACGCATAGGTGTTGTAAAATACAGAAGAGAAACACGTCTCTCGCCAAAAGCCCGGTGGAGGTGGCATTGGATCGTAGTGGAAATCAGGTCATAGTCTACAACCACCGCGAGCAAGCAGTGTCACCGATTCAAGTCACGCTCTTGTTTGATAAAGCGGCAAGAGTAATGGACAGGCGGTGTGCATTGATCTGTATGCCGAGTCTGCGGCCTGTGTCAACTCTTCACCATCGTTGAGGGGATATGAGGCCGGCTTGAATTTGGATGCATTTTCATCAGTAATCCATCTTCCCAGACCATCCAACCCTGTTATGAACAGACAAGGCAAACTCATGCATACGCCAAGGTGTTGTCGTCCCTGATCTTGCCTGCAACTTTGATGCTAGCTTCGTTGCCCGCGACACAAGGACCTCGGACGATAATCTGTTACAAACCGTCAGCGGTCAATTCACATTGCGACCAGCAACAGACTCACCTCTCCCTGATACGACTGGTCGGCGTTCTTGTGCTTCTCGGTGTCTCTCAGGAGTATCTCGGTGCTCGTCAGGGGCGGGCCAAAGTGTGACTGCTCATCATCGTGGATTCTGTAGTCGTAGTAGCCAGTCTGAGCGACAGCGCCTGCGACCTTGGGGGCAGTAAGGGCGTAGATAACCCTAGCGCCGGTAAAAACGCGAATGTCAGAGAGAACGCGTGATgacagcggcggcgatccAGCCCCGACTCTGTCTGCCACGTAGATAAGACGCAGTTTCCCTGGGGCAGTGCCGATGGCGGGTCGAGATGCGCTGTTGAAACGCGAGGCGATAGAGGCGACCGGCATGACACCGTTTTCCGTGAGACTACGAGACTGCGCCCAGTGAGCAACCTTGGCCAGCGCAGAGGACGAGCGGCTGGTCGACTCCCGGTGCGTCTTCAGCAGGGTTTCGGGGGTCGAAACCAACACTGTGGGAGCCACGCCCTGGGTGGCAAGAGCCAGGTCGGTGGATTTCCCGGCGACGGAGTTCAAGGCGACGGAGGCGTTGGAATACAAAGCAGCCAACGTCAGGATGAGTGTGTGGATGTTTGTCAAGGAGTCGGCCGGCAAGAAGAGGTCAGAGGGGCCAAGACGTTGTGTCGACGGAACTGCAGCGAGCTGAGCAGCCACTCCGGATACCAGGTTGGACTGGGTAAAGCGCACCATCTCCTCCATGGTTCCAGGCGTTGACTGCCAGAAGCTGATGACATCCTTCGCCTCGGTCTTCTTGTCGACGGGGGGCAATTCCTTGGCGGCTTCGGCAGGAGCCTCGCGAAGGATCTCCTGCCAAGTCGCGACATTAACGCTGCCTCCCATGCCTTGCGGAACTTCGTTCCAGTCCATATGAGCACTGCCCTCGTCCACAACCCAGATAACCTGACGGAGGGCGGGGTATGCCTTGACAACCGGGTCGAAGGGGAATGCGCCGGGAGCGGTGACGACGGTATCCGCAGCAGAACGACGCAGCATCATGATGAGCTCTTCGTCCGAGACATCAAAGGGGATCAGAATGGCTGTAAGGTTGGGATAAAAACTGCAGGCGAACAGTGCAACCAACAACTCAATGGAGTTGGGCAGGTAGATGGCAATGCGGATGCCTCCCTGCTCGTGGATGTGTCGGCCGATGAGGTTGATCTGGCGGGTGATGTCGTCTGCACGGTATCAGAGGTCGAGCACTCCCGAGACGCAACAGAATGTGGACTTACCGAGCTggtgctcgacgacgttCTCGGAGCCTAGGACGGTCAATAACCGACCCTTGCCCGCAGACGActtgccctcgtcgtcggaggcgccggtcgccgcccttctccaaATATCCCGAAGATCTCCATCGCGTCCTCTCGTCCACTTGGAAGCGCCAGCGTCCTTGACATTGAGCCCCGTGTTCAAAGGCATGCCATGGGGGGCAGAGTGGGACCGGTAGACGGGGGATTCTCCTGGTTGTCGAACGGGCGAGCCTTGAGCCTGGCGCGCAAGAAGCATGGGATGGGTATCGGGATCCTGGCTAGAAACGACTCGGTAGGAAACAATAGCGACAAGGAGGGTGACGAGGGCAGTGGTGTATGCGTTCCATTGTCCGAACAGGCCCGAAacgccctcgtccatctGAAGCATGAGGTTGTCGAAGAAGCCCATGGTGGGCGGTGGCGCGGTGGTCCGAATAAAGCGAGCCGATTCAGGTACCGAGTTCGGTTGGTGGAAGTGGTTGCGGCAGTTGAAGCAGGTTAACGAAAGGCTTTACGTGGCCCGCATGGAAAGCTCGGGGGTttagagagagggaaagagagggaaacaTGAGGCAGTGCTACggagctcgagctcggagGTTTCGTGGTGCTGAGGTGGGTTGTGCTGGCAGTCAACGGCGGGGATCCTGACGTCCTCCCCCCGGCTTCCGCAGCTGACTTGCGATTCGAGGGTACCTAGTACCTTACTCGTAGCGTTCTCCAACAGCCGGACAGCCTGGACTGCGAGACTCCGGCTGCCGTTTGGGAAACTTAGTCAGCCTGCGAGTCTACAAGCTTGGGTACGAAAAGTTTGAACACGCATTTCCATGGCTAAGGCCCCTTGGTGAAGAACTCTGTTTCAAGTGTACGTATGAAATAGCTACCTAGGGGAGTTAAGAGTTGGAAGGCAAGTACCTAGCGAAGCTTGTAAGTAAGTACCCAGACAGTAAAAGGTACATTTGAGTATCCTCTGCTCCATTTTTGTGGTCGCTCATGTCGAGTGCTTCCAGCTTGGATACTTAGGTACCTCTTCTGTAGCCATACGTGCCTGTCAGCTAAAGACAAGCCACCCTGCTGGGCATATGCAGGCTGAAGGTCTCCACTCGAGACAGACCGCTCCCTGCCGGTTGCTGTGGTCCATGTGGCTGAAGCATTGTTTTTCTGCCGCTGCCTTTGCCAGATGCTCCAGCCATCGTCGTCCACAGCGTCCCTCAACCATCGACACCTCTCGACTTGAAGCGGCGCACTGAAGCACgcccgccctcggcgaccgCGCAGCGTCTAAACGACAAATTACTAACACAAAACAGGTTTGCGACATCATTCGGACCGGTGAGCCGTCCCGTTCATTCACGTAATGCGACATCAACCTGCAGCTTTGACTAATGTTGTGCGCAACAGGCCTTGACCCTGATCTTGACGACCGCCTCCCCGACTTCGACTTCTCATTCTCGCCCTTAGCTTTCCATCAGACACATCGGGCAACATGTCGTCGTCAGGGGGCCGAGCGGCTATTACCACTCCCGTCAGATCGACGCCACAGAAGTCTACCCCCATTGTCGACAGCCCGGGCACTTGGAGACACCCGCGCCTCAATGAGATCACAAGGCGGCGCAATGCAACAACCTTCTCTGAGAAGAACGTGAGAAGGATTGCCTTGAACATTGGCTTTCTTCTCAGCCTCTGGCTTTCTCAGATCCTCACCAAATCGTACATCCCCGCACAGTGGTACGTCCCTTTCCCTCGCTCCGAGTGCGTTGGCTCTAACCATTGCAATAGGCTCAGCGCTCCCCTACGATCCTATCTAGGCTGGGCGTACTATTTGGTCCAGCTCTTTCCGCTCGCCAACATTGGCATGGCCATGCTGCCACTCTTCCGATCCGAGGACGACCTGTCGGATATTCCTCTGACCCCCGCGCAACGCAagcttctcggcctgccgcccagctcgacggcAGCGACTCCTGATGCTGTCTACAGCACACCGCCACGCTACTCGCGCACTCCGTCTTTGGCGGGTTCACCTGCGAGCAACAGAAGCTTCTCTGGCTCCCCGCTGTCCGGCAGGGGCAGCCCGGCTCTCGGGAGCTCCTTGAATGGGCAGTCGTACTCCCCCTCTCCACTCAACAATAGCCCGTCCAAGTTCTCGGCAAGCCTCAACAGCAACCGGCGATCATCCTTTGGCTCTTCGACAAACTTGGGGGCAAGCACGAgttcttccctcttcccgGACCCAGGTACGCCGAGCCCTTCGGCTGGAAAACGCACCAGCGTCGGCTTGAACAACAAGTGGCTTTATGAAAGGGGCAGGCGGTCGTCGGGCAGCAACTGGATGCACTGAGTGTTTTTATCGGCTGTCGTGTTTTCGGATGGGGCAGAGGACGACAGCTTCGGCGTCCTTAATTCATGAGactctttctttccttctgCAATGGCCTACAACACAGATGGCTGCGGCCACGGATAGGAAGGCCTCTGAGGCGCTTCTTGGTGCCATCCTCCACTGTTGCAATGGAGGACACGAAGGCCTGTCGAAGGCCTCACGCAGCAGACCAAATGATTGCAATGTATATACTCGGCTGGCGTGGGCTATAAATGGACAGCGAAGAGACTGTACTACAAGTGGTTCCTATCTCATAGATGCACCTGCCCCATCTGATTACGTGCTGTAGCGAAGCTCCATCATAATCCACATGCTAAACTCTCGGGGAAGCAGCTTTGTCCTGTCCTGTTCTGTTCAAGTCTAAAGTTTGGTTGCCATTCTCGATGCGCAAACAGTAGCCAATGTGGGAGATTAGAACATCTGAGGTCAGGGATGGGCCGTTTGATGCTGGACCTAGCCAGTTAATCCAGTTGTGTCGGTGAGTCTTCCGATGCCCAATATGAGGGACGGTGACAGATACAGGTACGTACCCCGGCATGAAGGGCATTCACCGTCAATGGGATCAGATGGGAACGTGGACTTTTGGAGTTCGGAGAACAGCCACCCcgcttttttccccttcaTTGG from Colletotrichum higginsianum IMI 349063 chromosome 3, whole genome shotgun sequence includes the following:
- a CDS encoding Major facilitator superfamily transporter, with the protein product MTDEEQTRRAAAEHTSETTPLLNGTTTNGTIPGSAAANDDETTVVAETVSGARLALILGTSYFGVFLGAIDSTIIATLSGPISSEFKSLSLLSWLATAYLISNAACQPISGRLTDIFGRGPGLVFSNLFFAAGNLICGLATSQSAIIFGRVVAGVGGGGLMSISTFLGSDLIPLRQRGVYQGIGNIAYGSGAMLGGVFGGLINDHTAMGWRLAFLVQVPPVLLSAVLVAVLVKVPPKASDKSYLARIDFFGVFLTISFLVLLLLGLNAGGNLVPWSHPLPLTTIPLSIVAFVAFLVWETKVKQPIIPVRLLYNRTILAACLTNLLCTMVMMMAMFYVPLYLQVNGLSATQAGLRILTSPVGVSIMSLSAGYIMKRTGKYVVPGICALILFNTGIIILTQFNEETPAWVNYVVFFLVGGGYGAMLTITLLGCIAAVDHSQQAVITSATYLARSLGGTIGITIGSAVYQNVLRNRLWDRFGDYPDAAEIIRRIRDDLDELKNLPPGWKPGVVDSFMEAFGSVWYTMLGLSILALVFISLMRQHVLHSTLERR
- a CDS encoding Amp-dependent synthetase ligase; the protein is MGFFDNLMLQMDEGVSGLFGQWNAYTTALVTLLVAIVSYRVVSSQDPDTHPMLLARQAQGSPVRQPGESPVYRSHSAPHGMPLNTGLNVKDAGASKWTRGRDGDLRDIWRRAATGASDDEGKSSAGKGRLLTVLGSENVVEHQLDDITRQINLIGRHIHEQGGIRIAIYLPNSIELLVALFACSFYPNLTAILIPFDVSDEELIMMLRRSAADTVVTAPGAFPFDPVVKAYPALRQVIWVVDEGSAHMDWNEVPQGMGGSVNVATWQEILREAPAEAAKELPPVDKKTEAKDVISFWQSTPGTMEEMVRFTQSNLVSGVAAQLAAVPSTQRLGPSDLFLPADSLTNIHTLILTLAALYSNASVALNSVAGKSTDLALATQGVAPTVLVSTPETLLKTHRESTSRSSSALAKVAHWAQSRSLTENGVMPVASIASRFNSASRPAIGTAPGKLRLIYVADRVGAGSPPLSSRVLSDIRVFTGARVIYALTAPKVAGAVAQTGYYDYRIHDDEQSHFGPPLTSTEILLRDTEKHKNADQSYQGEIIVRGPCVAGNEASIKVAGKIRDDNTLAYA
- a CDS encoding Nuclear pore complex component produces the protein MSSSGGRAAITTPVRSTPQKSTPIVDSPGTWRHPRLNEITRRRNATTFSEKNVRRIALNIGFLLSLWLSQILTKSYIPAQWLSAPLRSYLGWAYYLVQLFPLANIGMAMLPLFRSEDDLSDIPLTPAQRKLLGLPPSSTAATPDAVYSTPPRYSRTPSLAGSPASNRSFSGSPLSGRGSPALGSSLNGQSYSPSPLNNSPSKFSASLNSNRRSSFGSSTNLGASTSSSLFPDPGTPSPSAGKRTSVGLNNKWLYERGRRSSGSNWMH